The Avibacterium sp. 20-132 genome segment AGGCGAGTTTGCACAAAAGGTTGGCAATGGGGCGCTTTCAATCAGTTGCACATTTAATCCTTGTTGCCCTAATCCCACGGCGCAAGCGGCGCCTACCATTCCACCACCAACAATAATCACATCGCGTTGTGTATCCATTTTTGCCTCTTTTTATCCTAGCTAAAAGTGCGGTGGTTTTTTTCGTTATTTTTATACCGCACAGACCTTTTTCATTGCCCGTTAGTTTACCTTTTATGAGTAAAATTCAAAAGAAAAGATTATTTTAACTAGCCACCATTCGCACAAGTCGGTAAAATAGCCAGTTGATTTTTACAGGTTAAACGATTTTAAAGCAAATTATGACGCAAAAATTACATATTAAAACGTGGGGCTGTCAGATGAATGAGTATGATAGCTCAAAAATGGCAGATTTATTAAATAGTACGCACGGTTTGGAATTAACCGAGATTCCTGAAGAAGCGGATGTGTTGCTGTTAAACACCTGTTCTATTCGTGAAAAAGCGCAGGAAAAAGTGTTTCATCAGTTAGGACGTTGGAAAGAATTAAAGAAAACAAATCCTGCGTTAGTGATTGGCGTAGGGGGGTGTGTGGCTTCACAAGAAGGCGATCATATTCGTAGCCGTGCGCCTTATGTTGATATTGTCTTTGGCCCACAAACCTTGCACCGCCTGCCTGAAATGATCAATCAGATTCGTGGAGGGAAAAGTTCCGTGGTGGACGTGAGTTTCCCTGAAATTGAAAAATTTGACCGTTTACCAGAACCGCGTGCTGAAGGGCCAACGGCCTTTGTGTCTATTATGGAAGGCTGTAATAAATATTGCACTTTCTGTGTTGTGCCTTATACCCGTGGCGAAGAAGTGAGCCGTCCGCTAGATGATGTGCTATTTGAGATCGCACAGCTAGCCGAACAAGGCGTACGTGAAGTGAATTTATTAGGGCAAAATGTGAATGCGTACCGCGGGCCAACGCACGATGGGGGGATTTGTTCTTTTGCTGAATTATTGCGTTTAGTGGCGGCGATTGATGGCATTGATCGTGTGCGTTTTACCACGAGCCACCCGATTGAATTTACGGATGATATTATTGAGGTTTATGCGGATACCCCTGAATTAGTTAGCTTTTTACATTTACCTGTACAAAGTGGTTCAGATCGTATTCTAAATCAAATGAAGCGTGGGCATACGGCATTGGAATATAAATCCATTATTCGCAAATTACGCAAAGTACGCCCGGATATTCAGATTAGCTCTGACTTTATTGTTGGTTTCCCCGGCGAAACAGAGCAAGATTTTGAAGATACAATGAATCTGATTGCACAAGTAAATTTCGATATGAGCTTTAGCTTCATCTATTCTGCACGTCCGGGAACACCTGCAGCGGATATTCCTGATGATGTGAGCGAAGAGGAGAAAAAACAACGCTTATATGTGCTACAACAACGCATTAACAATCAAGCGGCACAATTTAGCCGGGCAATGCTTGGCACAGAACAGCGCGTGTTAGTGGAAGGCCCCTCTAAAAAAGATATTATGGAATTGACTGGTCGAACTGAAACAAATCGGATTGTGAATTTTATCGGAACACCAGATATGATTGGTAAGTTTGTTGATATTAAAATCACCGATGTATTCACCAACTCTCTGCGTGGTGATGTTGTGCGCACCGAAGATCAAATGGGTTTGCGTGTCGTGCAATCCCCACAAGCCGTGATTAACCGCACGCGCAAGGAAGATGAACTCGGTGTAGGGCATTATCAAGGCTAACTTGCTGAACCTGTGGGGATAATGTCAATTTTTAAGCACTGAGATCTTGATGAAAAAAAGCTGATTACAATGTAATCAGCTTTTTGTTTTGTTGTTTCTGTTTTGTGTATCTATGCAACTAGCTAAACATTGCAGAGATCGATTCTTCGTTACTAATACGGCGAATGGCTTCAGCAAGCATACTTGAAAGCGTAAGCACCCGCACTTTACCTAACGCTTTGATTTCAGGAATAAGTGGGATTGTATCGGTTACGACGATTTCATCAAGGGCATCACTGGCAAGGTTCTTCGCGGCTGACCCAGAGAATACTGCGTGGGTTGCGTAAGCAAAGACACGTCTCGCACCACGTTCTTTTAAGGCTTCTGCTGCTTTGCATAGTGTTCCCCCTGTATCGATCATATCATCAACAAGAATACAATCACGTCCAGCCACATCACCAATAATATGCATTACTTGTGCGACATTCGCTTTTGGACGACGTTTATCAATGATTGCCATATCGGTATCGTTGAGCAATTTAGCAACTGCACGAGCGCGAACCACACCGCCAATATCAGGCGAAACAACGATTGGATTTTCAAGATCGGTTTTCTTTAAAATATCGTGAATTAACACTGGAGAACCAAATACGTTATCCACAGGGACATCAAAGAAACCTTGAATTTGTTCTGCGTGAAGATCACAAGTTAAAACGCGATCCACCCCAACGCTTGATAAGAAATCTGCCACGACTTTTGCTGTGATTGGAACACGAGCAGAGCGTACACGGCGATCTTGACGCGCATAGCCGAAATAAGGGATTACCGCAGTGATACGGCCTGCTGATGCACGGCGTAAGGCATCAACCATCACAAGTAATTCCATTAGGTTATCATTTGTTGGCGCGCAGGTTGATTGAATAATGAAAACATCACTACCACGCACGTTTTCATTGATCTGAACTTGAATTTCTCCATCACTAAAACGTCCCACAGTGGCATCACCCAGTGAGAGATATAAGCGTTCAGAAATTCGTTTTGCTAGTTCTGGCGTTGCATTACCAGCGAAAAGTTTTATGTCAGGCATTGTAAAATTAACCTCAGAATTTTAGATGGAAGAATGTGTAACATATTGATCTTATTTGAATAAATGTTTCATCACTTGATGCAATGGCGAAACATTCACTCCTTGTGCAACAAAACCAAAACAGTCTTTTGGCTTATTTAGAAATACTGCTTGAGCAGATTGAGCATCGTCAAATTCTGCGAAAACACAAGCCCCTGTTCCCGTTAGTCTTGCGGGGGCATATTGTAACAACCAGCCCAGTAGTTCTTCAACCTCTGGATAATGATCTCGCACAATTTTTTCGCAATCGTTTGTATAATTTTCAGCTAAAAGTTGTGAAAGAGGCTTTTTGGGGGTATTGCGTGGCAAATGAGGATCTTGAAAAATAAGCCCTGTTGAAATAGAAACCTCAGGTTTTAGCACCACATACCATTTTTCTGGTGGATAACAATAATCAATTTTTTCTCCTACTCCTTCAGCAAAAGCCGCTTTACCGTGAACAAAGATTGGCACATCCGCCCCCAGTTGTAAGCTTAATTCCGCTAAGTCTTTAAGAGAACATTGGGTATTCCACAACGTATTAAGTGCTACCAGTGTCGTCGCCGCATTTGATGAGCCTCCGCCAACGCCGCCTCCCATTGGCAAGATTTTATCCAAGTGAATCTTCGCGCCTAGTTGGCAACCTGTATGCTGTTGGAGTAAACGCGCGGCACGATAAATGAGATTCTCTTCTTGTTTTAATTGAGGTATCTCTGGTGAGAGAAGAATCTGTGAATCCTCCCTTACCTCAATGTCTAGCCAATCGCCAAAATCCAGAAATTGGAACAGGGTTTGCAATTCGTGGTAGCCATTTTCCAAGCGTCCATTAATATAAAGAAACAAATTTAATTTTGCAGGGCTAGGAAAGCGGTATCGTCCATTTTTTGGTGGATTTAAAAGTGCGGTGGAAAAATGATAATTTTTCATTAGTATTTCCAATGATTAACGCGAATTTTTAAGGTTTGTTGGGCGTTTTTTAGCAAAATATCTCGTGGCAAGGCGGGCGAGCGTTCTTGGTGATAATTCAAATAATCTACCGTCCATTGTTCATCATTTATGCGATAAGTGAAGTTCGCCAGCAAATGGTTTGTCCCTACGTTGTAATCTTGCTGATTGTTTGGTTCCCCTTTTAGCCAAGTGGCCAGTTGGGTGAGAGGAATATCCATTCCGATAATTTCACGTAATAATCGTTGCGCATCTTTTGCAGAACGCTGATTACCTTTTTCATCAGAAATGGTTAAACCTTGCGTGTGCATTTTGAAGGTAAGTTTTGCGCGGCTTAGTGCAGAAGAAAGTATCAGTGTATAGGCGGTGGGGGTTTGATATTGCCAATCAAAGGCAGTAGAAAAGCGCTGTTTGGTGCTGATATAGCCAATTTGCCCTTCTGCGTGATAGGCTTGGATTTGTTGAATTTGTTGCAAATGTTGCTGCCAAGTGCGGTCGTTTTTTTCAATATATTGCACATTGGTTGGACGGTTCTCATCAATATCAAGCGCACAGCCAGCCAGTAACAAACTGATAATTAAAGGAATAAAAAGGGTTTTTAAGGAGTTCATTATGTGATACCAGAAAAATTTTGGAGCATTTTAAGGGGTTAGTGGAAATTAGTAAAGGCAAGCCGTTTGAAGAGAAAGCAAAAAATGAGTGCGGTGGAAAAATTTTTATTTTTATACCGCACTTAAAAAATTCGCTTATCTTATGCCTCAATTTCCCCACAAAAACGATATCCTTCACCGTGAATGGTGGAGATAAGTTCTGGGGTATCAGGGTGATCTTCAAAATGCTTACGAATGCGGCGAATGGTTACATCCACGGTTCTATCTTGCGGTTTTAGTTCACGTCCAGTCATTTTTTTCAATAATTCTTCACGAGATTGAATTTTCCCCGGGTTTTCGCAAAATTGTAACATCGCACGGAATTCACTACGCGGTAGTTTGTATTCTTCACCTTCTGGATTAATCAATGTGCGGCTGTTGAGATCTAACGTCCAGCCATTAAAACGATATTGTTCCACTTGTTGCAAGGTGTGTTTGGTGTTTTCAGCCATAGTGCGTTGTAATAAATTTCTCGCACGAATCGTTAATTCTCTTGGATTAAATGGCTTGGTGATGTAATCATCCGCGCCAATTTCTAAGCCTAAGATTTTATCCACTTCATTATCGCGCCCAGTGAGGAACATTAACGCGGTGTTGGTTGTTTCACGCAATTCTCGTGCAAGCATTAGTCCATTTTTGCCGGGTAAATTAATGTCCATAATGACTAGGTTAATTTCTTGGCTGGAAAGAATGTTGTGCATTTGTACGCCGTCATTGGCTTCAAATACGTCATATCCTTCTGCTTCAAAAATGCTTTTTAGCGTGTTCCTTGTAATGGCTTCATCTTCAACGATCAAAACTTTTGCTGTAACCATATTAACGTCTTCCTTTCCAATTTTTATTGGCGATTTAAACTAATAATTCTGAGGTATTCTAAGTTCGCCATTGTATAATTGCAACATTATTGTAACAAGTATAAGTGGTGAATTCTGTTTAATTTTATGATCTAAATCATAGGTTTAATGGATTTAAGGCGATAAGAAAAAAACGCCCTCTAGCAAACTTAGAGGGCGATATGGATAAATAATGTTACAAATAATTAACGCTTTTTCTTTTTTCCACCTTGTCGTGCTTTAAAGCGAGGGTTTTCTTTGCAAATGACATAAACAACACCGTGTCTGCGAACCACTTTACATTTAGGATGGCGTGTTTTTGCGGTTTTTAATGAGGAAAGGACCTGCATAATGTCTCCTTATTTTGATTTGAGTGAGCCAAATTTGCTATATCTGTTCAGGAAGCTACTTGCTCTGCCTTCATTATTAATTTGTCTTGTTTTGCCAGTATAAAATGGGTGCGAGGCAGAGGAGGTATCACACATAAATACGGGATACTCTTTGCCATCTTCCCATTTCATCGTTTGTGTAGTTCTGGCACAAGAACGAATTAAAAAGCCTTGTTTGGCGTTACTGTCATAAAAAAGTACCGTACGGTAATTTTCAGGATGAATTCCTTTTTTCATTTGATAGCCTCTTATTTTTTATTGCGAAATAACTAAGGTGGGCATACTATATCAAATAATAACGATTATCAACTCTTATTTTTCTTTAAGAATTAAGTAAGGTGAAGGTAAGCGAAGAAAATAAGATAAAGTGAAAGAACTCAAGACTTTTTATCCATCTAGCCTGTTGATACTGTGCTAGAATAAGCCCACACAAATGAGCTTTATGTTTTAATATTTAATCAGGGTAGTAAGCGAGAATGAAAAAGATTTTTACCTTTTTGTTTTGTTTTTGTACCGCACTTGTGGCACAGGCAGGGCTGTTTGATAGCAAACCGCGATTTTTTCACGCGGATGAGGCGTTTCAATTTTCTACCCAATCTAATGGGGAGAATTTGCAGTTAATATGGCAAATTGCACCCGATTATTATCTTTATAAAAAAGAAATTTCAGTTGAACAAGCGGAACAAAAAGTCGCACATTTACCGTTTCCACCCGCAGAAAAATATCAAGATGAATTTTTTGGTGAAACGGAAATTTACCGTAATCATTTAGCCTTAACTGTGCCAATTTCATCAACAACACCACACACAGTTAGCGTGACCTACCAAGGTTGCACCAAAGGGTTTTGTTACCCGCCAGAAACCAAAATTGTGCAATGGCAGCCTTCATCATTAGATTTAGTAGAAAAATCTTCGCCCAAAAACACCGCACTTATGCCAGCATTAAATGAACAGCAATCTTTGGCGCAACGTCTCTTTGAAAGCAAGTATGCTGTGTTTGGTTTTTTCTTATTAGGCGTTGGTTTGGCATTTACCCCTTGTGTATTGCCAATGTTACCGTTGCTCTCCGCGGTGGTGATTGGTAGCGGGCAACGTCCAAGCACCGTGCGTGCCTTAGGCTTGAGTTTGGCTTATATTCAAGGAATGGCATTGACTTACACCTTGCTTGGTTTAGCGGTGGCTGCGATAGGCTTGCCGTTTCAAATTGCACTGCAAAGTCCTTATGTGCTAATCGGTTTATCGTTGATTTTTATTTTGCTTGCCTTATCAATGTTTGGTGTATTCACCTTACAATTGCCTTCATCATTGCAAACAAAGCTGACCTTATTAAGCCAAAAACAAAAGGGCGGTGCGTTTGGTGGCGTTTTTGTAATGGGAATGATCGCAGGACTTGTGGCATCACCTTGCACTTCCGCGCCATTATCGGGGGCATTACTTTATGTCGCGCAAAGCGGTGATTTATTTACGGGGGCGATTACCCTTTATTTACTCGCCTTAGGAATGGGCGTGCCATTGATTCTAGCTACGGTTTTCGGTAATCGCATCTTGCCAAAATCGGGTGATTGGTTAGAAAAAGTGAAAGTGATTTTCGGCTTTGTTATGCTTGCTTTGCCAGTTTTCCTACTTTCTCGCATTTTGCCCGAAATCTGGGAAAACCGCTTATGGGCGTTGCTTGGTGTGTCTTTCTGCTTATGGGCAGGCTTGCAAATAAAGGCGCGAGGCATTGGCTGGGTGTTGCGTATTGGCTTTTTCATCTTAGCAATGATGTTGGTTAAGCCCTTGCAAGGGTGGCTGTGGGCTGAATCTAATTTAGTGCAAGTAACAAACGCTCATCAAAATACTTTTCAAAAAGTAAGTACTTATGAAGAGCTGCAAAAAATCTTGCAAAAAAACGACCGCACTTTTGCTATGCTTGATTTGTACGCTGATTGGTGTGTGGCGTGCAAGGAATTTGAAAAATACACTTTTTCTGATCCCAAGGTTCAGCAGGCGTTTGACAATATTTTATTGTTACAAGTTGATATGACAAAAAATAGCAATGAAAACAAAGCATTAATGGAAAAATTAAATGTGCTAGGGTTACCAACCCTTATCTTTTTTGATCAGCAAGGTAATGAAATTGAATCCGCTCGAATTACAGGATTTATGAATGGCGATACATTTTTTCATTGGTTGAAAGAGCGTTTGAAGTAGATAAATTTTGTGTAATTTTGGGAACTTTGCCAAGTTAAGGAAGAGAGAGAATGCAAAATTTCTACCATTGAAATGAAAATAACCTCATCATTTGATGAGGTTATTTTTTAGAGGAAATTAACTATTTTGCGCAATAAATGCCGCTAATTGATTTTTTGGTAATGCACCTACTTGTGTTGCGACAGCTTTTCCTTCTTTAAACATTAATAATGTTGGAATACTGCGAACGCCAAATTGGGCTGGGGTGGCTTGGTTTTCGTCAATGTTAATTTTTACGATTTTGACTTTATCACCAAGTTCTGCAGCTAATTC includes the following:
- the trxA gene encoding thioredoxin; its protein translation is MSEVLHTTDATFEADVLRSDVPVLLDFWAPWCGPCRMVGPILDELAAELGDKVKIVKINIDENQATPAQFGVRSIPTLLMFKEGKAVATQVGALPKNQLAAFIAQNS
- a CDS encoding ribose-phosphate pyrophosphokinase, which codes for MPDIKLFAGNATPELAKRISERLYLSLGDATVGRFSDGEIQVQINENVRGSDVFIIQSTCAPTNDNLMELLVMVDALRRASAGRITAVIPYFGYARQDRRVRSARVPITAKVVADFLSSVGVDRVLTCDLHAEQIQGFFDVPVDNVFGSPVLIHDILKKTDLENPIVVSPDIGGVVRARAVAKLLNDTDMAIIDKRRPKANVAQVMHIIGDVAGRDCILVDDMIDTGGTLCKAAEALKERGARRVFAYATHAVFSGSAAKNLASDALDEIVVTDTIPLIPEIKALGKVRVLTLSSMLAEAIRRISNEESISAMFS
- the arcA gene encoding two-component system response regulator ArcA, whose amino-acid sequence is MVTAKVLIVEDEAITRNTLKSIFEAEGYDVFEANDGVQMHNILSSQEINLVIMDINLPGKNGLMLARELRETTNTALMFLTGRDNEVDKILGLEIGADDYITKPFNPRELTIRARNLLQRTMAENTKHTLQQVEQYRFNGWTLDLNSRTLINPEGEEYKLPRSEFRAMLQFCENPGKIQSREELLKKMTGRELKPQDRTVDVTIRRIRKHFEDHPDTPELISTIHGEGYRFCGEIEA
- the lolB gene encoding lipoprotein insertase outer membrane protein LolB, giving the protein MNSLKTLFIPLIISLLLAGCALDIDENRPTNVQYIEKNDRTWQQHLQQIQQIQAYHAEGQIGYISTKQRFSTAFDWQYQTPTAYTLILSSALSRAKLTFKMHTQGLTISDEKGNQRSAKDAQRLLREIIGMDIPLTQLATWLKGEPNNQQDYNVGTNHLLANFTYRINDEQWTVDYLNYHQERSPALPRDILLKNAQQTLKIRVNHWKY
- a CDS encoding type B 50S ribosomal protein L31; the encoded protein is MKKGIHPENYRTVLFYDSNAKQGFLIRSCARTTQTMKWEDGKEYPVFMCDTSSASHPFYTGKTRQINNEGRASSFLNRYSKFGSLKSK
- a CDS encoding protein-disulfide reductase DsbD encodes the protein MKKIFTFLFCFCTALVAQAGLFDSKPRFFHADEAFQFSTQSNGENLQLIWQIAPDYYLYKKEISVEQAEQKVAHLPFPPAEKYQDEFFGETEIYRNHLALTVPISSTTPHTVSVTYQGCTKGFCYPPETKIVQWQPSSLDLVEKSSPKNTALMPALNEQQSLAQRLFESKYAVFGFFLLGVGLAFTPCVLPMLPLLSAVVIGSGQRPSTVRALGLSLAYIQGMALTYTLLGLAVAAIGLPFQIALQSPYVLIGLSLIFILLALSMFGVFTLQLPSSLQTKLTLLSQKQKGGAFGGVFVMGMIAGLVASPCTSAPLSGALLYVAQSGDLFTGAITLYLLALGMGVPLILATVFGNRILPKSGDWLEKVKVIFGFVMLALPVFLLSRILPEIWENRLWALLGVSFCLWAGLQIKARGIGWVLRIGFFILAMMLVKPLQGWLWAESNLVQVTNAHQNTFQKVSTYEELQKILQKNDRTFAMLDLYADWCVACKEFEKYTFSDPKVQQAFDNILLLQVDMTKNSNENKALMEKLNVLGLPTLIFFDQQGNEIESARITGFMNGDTFFHWLKERLK
- the miaB gene encoding tRNA (N6-isopentenyl adenosine(37)-C2)-methylthiotransferase MiaB; this translates as MTQKLHIKTWGCQMNEYDSSKMADLLNSTHGLELTEIPEEADVLLLNTCSIREKAQEKVFHQLGRWKELKKTNPALVIGVGGCVASQEGDHIRSRAPYVDIVFGPQTLHRLPEMINQIRGGKSSVVDVSFPEIEKFDRLPEPRAEGPTAFVSIMEGCNKYCTFCVVPYTRGEEVSRPLDDVLFEIAQLAEQGVREVNLLGQNVNAYRGPTHDGGICSFAELLRLVAAIDGIDRVRFTTSHPIEFTDDIIEVYADTPELVSFLHLPVQSGSDRILNQMKRGHTALEYKSIIRKLRKVRPDIQISSDFIVGFPGETEQDFEDTMNLIAQVNFDMSFSFIYSARPGTPAADIPDDVSEEEKKQRLYVLQQRINNQAAQFSRAMLGTEQRVLVEGPSKKDIMELTGRTETNRIVNFIGTPDMIGKFVDIKITDVFTNSLRGDVVRTEDQMGLRVVQSPQAVINRTRKEDELGVGHYQG
- the ykgO gene encoding type B 50S ribosomal protein L36 → MQVLSSLKTAKTRHPKCKVVRRHGVVYVICKENPRFKARQGGKKKKR
- the ispE gene encoding 4-(cytidine 5'-diphospho)-2-C-methyl-D-erythritol kinase, translating into MKNYHFSTALLNPPKNGRYRFPSPAKLNLFLYINGRLENGYHELQTLFQFLDFGDWLDIEVREDSQILLSPEIPQLKQEENLIYRAARLLQQHTGCQLGAKIHLDKILPMGGGVGGGSSNAATTLVALNTLWNTQCSLKDLAELSLQLGADVPIFVHGKAAFAEGVGEKIDYCYPPEKWYVVLKPEVSISTGLIFQDPHLPRNTPKKPLSQLLAENYTNDCEKIVRDHYPEVEELLGWLLQYAPARLTGTGACVFAEFDDAQSAQAVFLNKPKDCFGFVAQGVNVSPLHQVMKHLFK